From a single Nitrogeniibacter mangrovi genomic region:
- the dksA gene encoding RNA polymerase-binding protein DksA, producing the protein MADDTLHKQFPAYVPAKGEEYMSEKQLDHFREILSSLKLELMDDIERTVHTMQDEATVFADPNDRASQESDIALELRNRDRERKLIKKIDEALGRINSGEYGFCDSCGVEIGLKRLEARPTATLCIDCKTLEEMRERQVAK; encoded by the coding sequence ATGGCTGACGACACTCTGCACAAGCAGTTTCCCGCCTATGTTCCCGCCAAGGGCGAAGAGTACATGAGCGAGAAGCAGCTGGACCATTTCCGCGAGATTCTGTCCTCGCTCAAGCTCGAGCTCATGGACGATATCGAGCGGACGGTGCACACCATGCAGGACGAGGCCACGGTGTTCGCCGATCCGAACGACCGCGCGAGCCAGGAGTCCGACATCGCGCTCGAACTGCGTAACCGCGACCGCGAGCGCAAGCTGATCAAGAAGATCGACGAAGCCCTGGGGCGCATCAACTCGGGTGAATACGGCTTCTGCGACAGCTGTGGCGTCGAGATCGGCCTGAAGCGACTCGAAGCGCGCCCGACCGCCACCCTGTGCATCGACTGCAAGACCCTCGAGGAAATGCGCGAGCGTCAGGTCGCCAAGTAA
- a CDS encoding 2-hydroxychromene-2-carboxylate isomerase, with product MSKAFDYYFILNSPWSFLAATQLPDILHRTGAQISLKPVQMGPLLEATGGLPLAKRSAQRRAYRLQELARWARRLGVPLNPEPSFFPVDERRAVGTVLAAEEAGHDALALAEAFGAAIWVQNHNLADEAVLGEILAAEGLPALLLDQAKDARFDTILADNTKQAIEAGVFGVPTCVIGEQLFWGQDRLDFVEEALRD from the coding sequence ATGAGCAAGGCGTTCGACTACTACTTCATCCTCAACTCGCCGTGGAGCTTTCTTGCCGCCACCCAGCTCCCCGACATCCTGCACCGCACCGGCGCTCAGATCAGTCTGAAACCGGTCCAGATGGGGCCGTTGCTGGAGGCGACGGGCGGCCTCCCGCTCGCCAAGCGCTCCGCGCAACGGCGCGCTTACCGGCTTCAGGAGCTGGCGCGCTGGGCACGGCGCCTGGGGGTGCCGCTCAACCCGGAACCGAGCTTCTTTCCGGTCGACGAACGCCGCGCCGTCGGCACGGTGCTGGCCGCCGAGGAAGCCGGCCATGACGCACTGGCGCTGGCCGAAGCCTTCGGCGCCGCGATCTGGGTACAGAACCACAATCTGGCGGACGAGGCGGTGCTGGGCGAGATCCTCGCCGCGGAGGGCCTGCCGGCCCTGCTCCTCGATCAGGCCAAGGACGCCCGATTCGACACCATATTGGCCGACAACACAAAACAGGCCATCGAGGCGGGTGTCTTCGGTGTACCGACCTGCGTGATCGGCGAACAACTCTTCTGGGGCCAGGACCGGCTGGATTTCGTCGAGGAGGCGCTCAGGGACTGA
- a CDS encoding tail protein X — translation MPIATFRGEKTVADIADKMYVRLTPKQRETAAAAILKANPQLADLRTVPEGAIVRVPDLPELRPKTNRSLENPDAQIADAIGDALAAADARLTTRIEQAQADLKTQTALAKDRQIKAALANAPGLQQAVDAAAKTWAADTKRLEARRSALAAMIKQASADLKGGAKGR, via the coding sequence ATGCCCATTGCCACCTTCCGCGGCGAAAAGACCGTCGCCGACATCGCGGACAAGATGTACGTCCGCCTCACCCCCAAACAGCGCGAGACCGCAGCCGCCGCCATCCTCAAGGCCAACCCGCAGCTGGCCGACCTGCGCACCGTGCCCGAAGGGGCCATCGTGCGCGTCCCCGATCTGCCGGAACTGCGCCCCAAGACCAACCGCAGCCTGGAAAACCCCGACGCCCAGATCGCCGACGCCATTGGCGATGCGCTGGCCGCAGCCGACGCCCGGCTGACCACCCGGATCGAACAGGCCCAGGCCGATCTGAAGACCCAGACCGCCCTGGCCAAGGACCGCCAGATCAAAGCCGCCCTGGCCAACGCGCCCGGACTGCAACAGGCCGTCGACGCCGCCGCCAAGACCTGGGCGGCCGACACCAAGCGGCTCGAAGCGCGACGCTCCGCCCTGGCCGCCATGATCAAACAGGCCTCGGCGGATCTGAAAGGCGGCGCCAAAGGGCGCTGA